One Streptomyces sp. NBC_00554 DNA segment encodes these proteins:
- a CDS encoding NYN domain-containing protein: protein MVETTGGEPDDGAAEVLDRPLPDGVRRRVVQIVSDGFGGLTIGELPTQLRQFARFAPNRRAKFAGNAMASALETDPLFRQRIAEKLREAQPELTGALDSGAPPPAADPLDVAAAAYVLRPTGWVKLVAAAGEEALRADAERADEESRAELERLRQELAEARGHTKAETERLRTELESAKKEAESLHRKLRGALSDVKRGEAAVRKLQAETDTARAEVQAQLSAAESETRRLKARLGEAEAALEATRRAAREGRSVEDMRVRLLLDTVLEATQGLRRELALPPVSVRPAETVDAVEPGRMTPKDIAARALSENDPAILDQLLALPQAHLVVDGYNVTKTGYPQMPLEKQRLRLLGQLSQLAAQTGAEVTCVFDGAELAAPVLLAPPRGVRVLFSKAGVTADELIRQLVRAEPPGRPVIVVSTDREVADGIAKAGARPVASVVLLKRFSHG, encoded by the coding sequence ATGGTGGAGACCACAGGCGGGGAGCCGGACGACGGCGCCGCCGAGGTGCTCGACCGTCCGCTGCCCGACGGCGTGCGCCGACGGGTCGTGCAGATCGTCTCCGACGGCTTCGGCGGGCTGACCATCGGTGAACTGCCCACGCAGTTGCGGCAGTTCGCGCGGTTCGCGCCGAATCGGCGGGCCAAGTTCGCCGGTAACGCGATGGCCTCCGCGCTGGAGACCGACCCGCTCTTCAGGCAGCGTATCGCCGAGAAGCTGAGAGAGGCGCAGCCGGAGCTGACCGGCGCCCTCGACTCCGGCGCGCCGCCCCCGGCCGCGGATCCGCTGGACGTGGCGGCCGCGGCCTATGTGCTGCGACCCACGGGCTGGGTGAAGCTGGTGGCCGCCGCGGGCGAGGAGGCCCTGCGGGCGGACGCCGAGCGCGCCGACGAGGAGAGCCGGGCGGAGCTGGAGCGGCTGCGCCAGGAGCTCGCGGAGGCCCGCGGCCATACGAAGGCGGAGACCGAACGGCTGCGTACGGAGCTGGAGTCGGCGAAGAAGGAAGCCGAATCGCTTCACCGCAAGCTGCGCGGCGCCCTCAGTGACGTCAAGCGCGGCGAGGCGGCCGTGCGCAAGCTCCAGGCCGAGACGGACACCGCGCGGGCCGAGGTGCAGGCTCAGCTGTCCGCCGCCGAGAGCGAGACCCGGCGGCTCAAGGCGCGGCTCGGGGAGGCCGAGGCGGCCCTGGAGGCGACGCGGAGAGCGGCGCGCGAGGGGCGCAGCGTCGAGGACATGCGCGTACGACTGCTGCTCGACACGGTGCTCGAGGCCACCCAGGGGCTGCGGCGGGAGCTCGCGCTGCCGCCCGTCTCCGTGCGGCCCGCCGAGACCGTCGACGCGGTCGAACCGGGACGGATGACGCCGAAGGACATCGCCGCCCGCGCGCTGTCCGAAAACGATCCCGCGATCCTCGACCAGTTGCTCGCGCTGCCGCAGGCGCATCTGGTGGTCGACGGCTACAACGTCACCAAGACCGGCTATCCGCAGATGCCGTTGGAGAAGCAGCGGCTCAGGCTGCTCGGGCAGCTCTCGCAGCTCGCCGCGCAGACCGGCGCCGAGGTGACGTGTGTCTTCGACGGGGCCGAGCTGGCCGCGCCCGTGCTGCTCGCGCCGCCGCGCGGGGTGAGGGTGCTGTTCTCCAAGGCCGGTGTCACGGCGGACGAGTTGATCCGCCAGCTGGTGCGCGCCGAGCCGCCGGGGCGGCCGGTCATCGTCGTCTCCACCGACCGTGAGGTGGCCGACGGGATCGCCAAGGCGGGTGCGCGCCCGGTGGCCTCGGTGGTGCTCCTCAAGCGCTTCTCGCACGGTTAG
- a CDS encoding C40 family peptidase — protein MASHRRPKQPSRTRVTVLTTAAAAAVVLSANAANAAPSEKPSVDEVKTKVDKLQEEAEQASEKLNGATEKQDKLQKQIDTLQDNVARGQEELNDLRDGLGSMATAQYRTGAIDPSVQLFLSADPDDYLDKASTMDQLSNQQVETLKKVQEKQRSLAQQREEASEKLKDLASTRTELAKNKKEVQAKLAEANRLLNTLTAAEQAALDAKEAQASSAAQAAAGGSTAPASGRASSAYAAAQSKLGSPYVYGASGPSSFDCSGLTSWAYAQAGVSIPRTSQAQASAGTRIYSQSDLQVGDLVIFYSDQHHVGFYAGNGQVLHAPRSGTVVRYESIGNMPFQFGVRI, from the coding sequence GTGGCGTCCCACCGTCGTCCCAAGCAGCCGAGCCGCACCCGTGTGACCGTGCTCACCACCGCCGCGGCAGCCGCCGTGGTCCTCAGCGCGAATGCCGCGAACGCCGCGCCGAGCGAGAAGCCGAGCGTCGACGAGGTCAAGACCAAGGTCGACAAGCTTCAGGAGGAGGCCGAGCAGGCCTCCGAGAAGCTCAACGGCGCCACGGAGAAGCAGGACAAGCTCCAGAAGCAGATCGACACGCTCCAGGACAACGTGGCCCGCGGCCAGGAGGAGCTCAACGACCTGCGCGACGGCCTCGGTTCGATGGCCACCGCCCAGTACCGCACCGGCGCCATCGACCCCTCCGTGCAGCTGTTCCTCTCCGCGGACCCGGACGACTACCTCGACAAGGCGTCCACGATGGACCAGCTGAGCAATCAGCAGGTCGAGACGTTGAAGAAGGTCCAGGAGAAGCAGCGTTCGCTCGCCCAGCAGCGCGAGGAAGCCTCCGAGAAGCTCAAGGACCTCGCCAGCACCCGGACCGAGCTGGCCAAGAACAAGAAGGAAGTCCAGGCCAAGCTCGCCGAGGCGAACCGGCTCCTCAACACCCTGACGGCCGCGGAGCAGGCAGCCCTCGACGCGAAAGAGGCGCAGGCCAGCAGCGCCGCTCAGGCCGCCGCCGGCGGGTCGACCGCTCCCGCCTCGGGCCGCGCCTCCTCCGCGTACGCCGCCGCGCAGTCCAAGCTCGGCTCGCCGTACGTCTACGGCGCCTCGGGACCCTCTTCGTTCGACTGCTCGGGTCTGACCTCCTGGGCCTACGCCCAGGCCGGTGTCTCCATACCGCGCACCTCGCAGGCGCAGGCCAGTGCCGGCACCCGGATCTACTCGCAGAGCGATCTCCAGGTCGGCGACCTGGTCATCTTCTACAGCGACCAGCACCACGTCGGTTTCTACGCGGGCAACGGCCAGGTGCTGCACGCCCCGCGCTCCGGCACGGTCGTTCGCTACGAGTCGATCGGCAACATGCCCTTCCAGTTCGGCGTCCGGATCTGA
- a CDS encoding NlpC/P60 family protein — protein sequence MGSHRRLAPSGSDRGFGAAGFAVCVMSAAAAALGAVPAAGAPQDDTRAEVDRLYEQAEKATEEYNQADERADSLREQVSDAQDEIARQQERINTMRDALGSLAGAQYRSGGIDPSLALLFSDDPDDYLDKAAVLDRINAHQAGELKDLQSAMRDLAQRREEATGKLAELEKSRKAVAQHKRTVEQKLTRARQLLNALPDSLRAAYDRASRSGRSDMPDFGGAVPASGRAAAAVAAARSALGRPYVWGSNGPGGFDCSGLMQWSYGQAGVGLPRTSQAQRNAGRQVPLAQAQPGDLVAYRDDASHIAMYMGNGQVIHAPYPGAPVRYDPVGMMPVSSVTRV from the coding sequence GTGGGGTCCCATCGCCGCCTTGCACCGTCCGGCTCCGACCGGGGCTTCGGCGCCGCCGGTTTCGCCGTCTGCGTGATGTCCGCCGCCGCCGCGGCCCTCGGCGCCGTACCGGCCGCCGGAGCGCCCCAGGACGACACCCGGGCCGAGGTGGACCGCCTGTACGAGCAGGCCGAGAAGGCCACCGAGGAGTACAACCAGGCCGACGAGCGCGCCGACTCGCTGCGCGAGCAGGTGAGTGACGCCCAGGACGAGATCGCCCGGCAGCAGGAACGCATCAACACCATGCGGGACGCGCTCGGTTCGCTCGCCGGGGCCCAGTACCGCTCGGGCGGCATCGACCCCTCCCTCGCGCTGCTGTTCTCCGACGACCCCGACGACTACCTCGACAAGGCCGCCGTGCTCGACCGGATCAACGCCCACCAGGCCGGCGAACTCAAGGACCTCCAGTCCGCCATGCGCGACCTTGCCCAGCGGCGCGAGGAGGCCACCGGCAAGCTCGCCGAGCTGGAGAAGAGCCGCAAGGCCGTCGCCCAGCACAAACGCACCGTCGAGCAGAAGCTGACCCGGGCGCGGCAGCTGCTCAACGCGCTGCCGGACTCCCTGCGCGCCGCCTATGACCGGGCCTCCCGCTCCGGGCGCTCCGACATGCCCGACTTCGGGGGCGCGGTCCCCGCCTCGGGGCGTGCGGCCGCCGCCGTCGCCGCGGCCCGCTCCGCGCTCGGCCGTCCGTACGTGTGGGGCTCCAACGGGCCCGGCGGCTTCGACTGTTCGGGCCTCATGCAGTGGTCGTACGGGCAGGCCGGGGTCGGTCTGCCACGCACCTCGCAGGCCCAGCGGAACGCCGGACGGCAGGTGCCGCTCGCCCAGGCACAGCCCGGCGACCTGGTCGCCTACCGCGACGACGCCAGCCACATCGCGATGTACATGGGCAACGGGCAGGTGATCCACGCGCCCTACCCGGGCGCGCCCGTCCGCTACGACCCGGTGGGCATGATGCCGGTCTCGTCGGTCACCAGGGTCTGA
- a CDS encoding rhomboid family intramembrane serine protease, with amino-acid sequence MIGNWSTTVGRTVRGRSAPVTYGLIVLCCLIFVIGPASGLNPVYGTGDELLAAQRAYFRRWGVVPSELFTGDARAALTPATALFIHGGWLHLLGNMLFFYVFGAMTEERMGHVEFALFYLGCGYLALLGYAAANAESQQTLVGASGAISAVLGAFLYLFPKARVTSLFPFLFFLPLRFPAWVVLPFWVTLQWLAAGRVSAGPGVAYLAHLVGFSLGFVYAWVRFGRTARVKTPAAAPEGENQP; translated from the coding sequence ATGATCGGCAACTGGAGTACGACGGTCGGCAGGACGGTGCGGGGTCGGTCGGCGCCGGTGACGTACGGGCTGATCGTCCTGTGCTGCCTGATCTTCGTGATCGGCCCGGCCTCGGGACTCAATCCGGTGTACGGCACCGGGGACGAGCTGCTGGCCGCCCAGCGGGCCTACTTCCGCCGCTGGGGGGTGGTGCCCTCCGAACTGTTCACCGGGGACGCGCGTGCGGCGCTCACTCCGGCCACGGCCCTGTTCATCCACGGCGGCTGGCTCCACCTCCTCGGCAACATGCTCTTCTTCTACGTCTTCGGGGCGATGACCGAGGAACGCATGGGGCACGTCGAGTTCGCCCTCTTCTATCTGGGCTGCGGTTATCTCGCCCTGCTGGGCTACGCGGCCGCCAACGCCGAGTCCCAGCAGACCCTGGTCGGCGCCTCCGGGGCGATCTCCGCGGTGCTCGGCGCGTTCCTGTACCTGTTCCCCAAGGCCCGGGTGACCAGTCTCTTCCCGTTCCTCTTCTTCCTGCCGCTGCGCTTCCCGGCCTGGGTGGTGCTGCCCTTCTGGGTGACCCTGCAATGGCTGGCGGCGGGCCGCGTCTCCGCCGGTCCCGGGGTCGCCTATCTGGCCCACCTGGTGGGCTTCTCGCTGGGCTTCGTCTACGCGTGGGTGCGCTTCGGCCGTACGGCTAGAGTGAAGACCCCAGCCGCGGCCCCCGAGGGAGAAAACCAGCCGTGA
- a CDS encoding MATE family efflux transporter — MNAHRKQLIALAHPVYLSLLASVAAGIINTVWVSRLGGAAVAAVAVATNAENVLLGVALVFASGTTVLVAHARGARDPGAVRAAVRGGWALFAVVTPVVAVGGYLLREPLARLVLGGDGRALSLAVGYFAISLPGIAVFFAQNLVDGILKGTGDTRTPMRLALLANGLILGLDPLLIHAYGVQGAAVSTVLCRCLALAVGLRALRRNALLRESAAFPPSEATGAALRRTLTTGLPMSADFTVRQGGALVLVAIVARLGVTAVAAYSIAYKVMYVATMAFYSVRQAASIHTAHLRGAGHDERDAVGRQAVLVSGAAGLLAAALLGVLAPWIMAAFGAGPEVAHEGVLFLRCVGPYLLLMACFIALGGVFEGSGGAPLLLRVTLLGTVFQLPLAYALSGLGLPGICLALALSMTVQCAVLRVWAGRQEDAEVSLVRAA; from the coding sequence GTGAACGCCCATCGCAAGCAGCTCATAGCGCTCGCCCACCCCGTCTACCTCTCCCTGCTCGCCTCCGTCGCCGCCGGGATCATCAACACCGTCTGGGTCTCCCGGCTCGGCGGCGCCGCGGTGGCCGCCGTCGCCGTCGCGACCAACGCCGAGAACGTGCTGCTCGGCGTCGCCCTGGTCTTCGCCTCCGGTACGACCGTCCTGGTCGCGCACGCCAGAGGGGCCCGGGACCCGGGTGCGGTCCGGGCGGCCGTCCGCGGGGGATGGGCGCTGTTCGCGGTGGTGACGCCGGTGGTCGCCGTGGGCGGATACCTGCTGCGGGAGCCGCTGGCCCGGCTCGTCCTCGGCGGCGACGGACGCGCCCTGTCCCTCGCCGTCGGGTACTTCGCGATCTCCCTGCCGGGCATCGCCGTCTTCTTCGCCCAGAACCTCGTCGACGGCATCCTGAAGGGCACCGGCGACACCCGCACCCCGATGCGCCTGGCCCTCCTCGCCAACGGCCTCATCCTCGGACTCGACCCGCTGCTCATCCACGCGTACGGCGTCCAGGGCGCCGCCGTCTCGACGGTGCTGTGCCGCTGCCTGGCCCTGGCGGTCGGGCTGCGTGCCCTGCGCCGCAACGCGCTGCTGCGGGAGTCGGCGGCCTTCCCGCCCTCGGAGGCCACCGGAGCCGCACTCCGGCGCACCCTGACGACCGGGCTGCCGATGTCCGCCGACTTCACCGTGCGGCAGGGCGGGGCGCTGGTCCTGGTCGCGATCGTGGCCCGGCTCGGGGTGACGGCGGTGGCCGCGTACTCCATCGCGTACAAGGTCATGTACGTCGCGACCATGGCGTTCTACTCGGTCCGGCAGGCCGCCTCGATCCACACGGCACACCTGCGGGGCGCGGGCCACGACGAGCGGGATGCCGTCGGACGGCAGGCCGTACTCGTCTCGGGGGCGGCCGGGCTGCTCGCTGCGGCGCTGCTCGGCGTTCTCGCCCCCTGGATCATGGCGGCCTTCGGCGCCGGTCCCGAGGTCGCGCACGAGGGGGTGCTCTTCCTGCGCTGCGTCGGGCCCTACCTGCTGCTGATGGCCTGCTTCATCGCACTCGGCGGGGTCTTCGAGGGGAGCGGGGGAGCGCCGCTGCTGCTACGGGTGACGCTGCTCGGGACGGTGTTCCAACTCCCGCTCGCCTACGCCTTGTCGGGGCTCGGGCTGCCCGGGATCTGTCTCGCCCTGGCGCTGTCCATGACCGTGCAGTGCGCCGTACTCCGGGTGTGGGCCGGGCGTCAGGAGGACGCCGAGGTCTCCCTGGTACGGGCCGCCTGA
- a CDS encoding PadR family transcriptional regulator, producing MLELSILGFLSEEPLHGYELKERIKALSGHVRPVSDGALYPAITRLITAGKLDQHAEPGSSAAPRRILSLTDKGREDLLERLRHPKQTEITDQVRFNTLLAFLRHLPDPREQAAVLRRRQEFLETPASFFYRDGSPVRAEETDDLFRQGMLRVARATGEAERKWLAEAITQLES from the coding sequence ATGCTGGAGCTGTCGATCCTGGGCTTCCTGTCCGAAGAGCCCCTGCACGGCTACGAGTTGAAGGAGCGGATCAAGGCGCTGAGCGGCCATGTCCGCCCGGTCAGTGACGGCGCGCTCTACCCGGCGATCACCCGCCTGATCACCGCGGGCAAGCTGGACCAGCACGCGGAGCCGGGCAGCAGCGCGGCCCCCCGCCGCATCCTGTCGCTCACCGACAAGGGGCGCGAGGACCTCCTGGAGCGGCTGCGCCACCCCAAGCAGACGGAGATCACCGACCAGGTCCGCTTCAACACGCTGCTGGCGTTCCTGCGCCACCTCCCCGACCCCCGCGAGCAGGCTGCGGTGCTGCGCCGCCGCCAGGAGTTCCTGGAGACGCCCGCGAGCTTCTTCTACCGGGACGGCAGCCCCGTACGGGCGGAGGAGACCGACGACCTCTTCCGGCAAGGCATGCTCCGGGTGGCGCGGGCGACGGGCGAGGCGGAGCGGAAGTGGCTGGCGGAGGCCATCACACAGCTGGAGAGCTGA